A stretch of Pseudophryne corroboree isolate aPseCor3 chromosome 9, aPseCor3.hap2, whole genome shotgun sequence DNA encodes these proteins:
- the LOC134956724 gene encoding forkhead box protein E4-like, producing MNLANFSYYSGMCTMTVDSQHSPTEASSPMGSSPNMSMDSPGSVRVKEGVLIKSEPKGSCSPADEVGVGHQDEHLQASGGRRRKRPVQRGKPPYSYIALIAMAIANSPERKLTLGGIYKFIMERFPFYRENSKKWQNSIRHNLTLNDCFVKIPREPGHPGKGNYWTLDPAAEDMFDNGSFLRRRKRFKRTDITTYPGYMQNSSAFTPTPAGRPSFPNSLYSSAGSGYNHQLHSTSHHPAMIHHYQAPGGPGQAQHRMFSIDSLISQQSLMQPSPGSELNHHSMGLNGDLENLGNSCSVGDLSCFQTQPVSPTGVGSLINRSTNSMSSNLTYSYSSSPPHISVPQASYSPTNSQIYGTPNRLSMRPGTCIGHTEQLLTLPTPQMNGVCQYNNNSYMRQANFSSGLERYM from the coding sequence ATGAATTTGGCAAATTTCTCCTACTATTCAGGTATGTGTACCATGACTGTGGATTCACAGCACTCACCCACTGAGGCTTCCAGCCCCATGGGGAGCTCCCCCAACATGTCCATGGACTCCCCAGGATCCGTCAGGGTcaaggagggggttttaatcaaGTCGGAGCCAAAGGGGAGCTGCAGCCCGGCGGATGAGGTCGGTGTTGGCCACCAAGACGAGCACCTCCAAGCTTCGGGGGGAAGGAGAAGAAAGCGTCCTGTCCAGCGGGGAAAGCCACCCTACAGCTACATCGCCCTAATTGCCATGGCTATAGCCAATTCTCCAGAGAGGAAGCTAACCCTCGGAGGGATTTACAAGTTCATCATGGAGAGGTTCCCCTTCTACAGAGAAAACTCAAAGAAATGGCAGAACTCCATCAGACACAACTTAACCCTCAATGATTGCTTTGTGAAAATCCCAAGAGAACCGGGTCACCCGGGGAAGGGCAACTACTGGACTCTAGACCCAGCAGCAGAGGACATGTTCGACAATGGGAGCTTCCTCAGGAGGAGAAAGAGGTTTAAGAGGACAGATATTACCACCTACCCAGGATACATGCAGAACAGCAGTGCTTTTACTCCCACCCCAGCTGGAAGACCCTCATTTCCTAACAGTCTCTACTCCAGTGCTGGATCTGGGTACAACCACCAGTTACACTCAACATCCCACCACCCAGCAATGATCCATCACTACCAGGCTCCTGGTGGCCCTGGGCAAGCACAGCACAGGATGTTCAGCATAGACAGTTTGATAAGCCAGCAGTCCCTGATGCAGCCGTCTCCTGGTTCAGAACTCAATCACCACTCAATGGGTTTAAATGGAGACCTTGAGAACCTGGGTAACAGCTGTTCTGTAGGAGATCTCTCCTGCTTTCAGACTCAGCCAGTTAGCCCTACAGGTGTAGGGTCCCTCATAAACAGATCGACCAACTCAATGTCCTCCAATTTAACCTATTCATACTCCTCGTCTCCACCTCACATCTCGGTGCCTCAGGCCAGTTATTCTCCCACAAATTCCCAGATATATGGCACCCCCAACAGACTCTCAATGAGGCCTGGGACCTGTATAGGACACACAGAACAGCTCCTGACGTTACCTACTCCACAAATGAATGGGGTTTGCCAATATAACAACAATTCCTATATGAGACAAGCCAACTTTTCTTCCGGGCTAGAAAGATACATGTAG